From a region of the Tiliqua scincoides isolate rTilSci1 chromosome 4, rTilSci1.hap2, whole genome shotgun sequence genome:
- the IL10 gene encoding interleukin-10 — MNSLFAFTLLSLVLYLNNAHCQLTEGNCKHFADLLPLRLRDLRITFNKIKDYFQTRDDELDIMLLNENLLEEFKGYLGCQSVAEIIQFYLEDVLPNVTTGDTIERNVGFIQTMLQDLKQSIKRCHRFFICEKKKKAINYIRETYEKLQDKGIYKAMGEFDIFVNYIEEYLTMKMKK; from the exons ATGAACTCCCTCTTTGCATTCACTCTGCTGTCCCTGGTGCTCTACCTCAATAATGCGCATTGCCAGCTCACTGAAGGCAACTGTAAACACTTTGCAGACCTGCTGCCTCTAAGGCTACGAGATCTGAGGATCACGTTTAATAAGATCAAAGATTATTTT CAAACCAGGGATGATGAACTAGACATCATGTTGTTAAATGAGAATTTACTGGAAGAATTCAAG GGGTActtgggctgccagtcagtggcagAAATAATCCAGTTTTACCTGGAAGATGTCTTGCCAAATGTGACCACGGGCGATACCATTGAGCGAAACGTGGGCTTTATTCAAACCATGTTGCAGGATCTGAAACAATCGATCAAGCGCTGT CATAGGTTCTTTATatgtgaaaagaagaaaaaagcaataAATTACATCAGAGAAACCTATGAAAAG ctGCAAGACAAAGGCATCTACAAAGCTATGGGAGAGTTTGACATTTTTGTTAACTACATTGAAGAATATCTAACAATGAAGATGAAAAAATGA